The nucleotide window AACATCCAAGTCCTCACCGGCAAGCCACTCGCCTCTGGCAAACAAATCGTCCCGCCCAAAGCCAAAAAAGGCGAGCAACTCCCCCCTGATGCCAAACCGACCGAGGCCAACGCCGTCGTCGCCTGGACCAATGAATACGGCCCTAACAAAACCAAAATCTTCTCCACCACCATCGGCCACAACACCGCCACCGTCATGGATCCACATTACCTCGATCTCATCACCCGCGGTCTCCTCTGGACCACTGGCCACCTCACCGAAGACGGCAAACCCGCCGCTGGTTACGGCAAATAAAACGCCCCCGTGGCGACGAAAGCGCCTACCCCGCACCTACGTCGGTCCACTTCATGCGCATCGCCATCCTACACTACTCCAAGCCGCCAACCATCGGCGGCGTGGAGCGTGTCATCGGCCAACAAGCCAGCGCCCTGACTGCACTGGGGCATCACGTCGAAATCCTCACCCGGCAGGAATGGCATGATGCCGCATGGGACGTCGTCATCGTCCATAATGTCTTCACCATGCCCTTCGATCTCGCATGGACACATGAATTGATCGATCTCGCTGCCCAGGCCACCCACACACGCTGGGTCAACTGGGTCCATGACATCCGCTGGAGCGAAAAAGTGCCCCACGCACTGCATGTGGCCGTTTCAGAGCACCGGCGCCAGCAATACGCCCAAATCACGTCAGAGCCGATCACCCTCATTCCGAACGGATGTGACGCTGCGGGCATCTTGGGCCTCACCCAGCGCATTTCCGCCCTTCAGCTCGAAAAAGCCCCCCTCGTCCTCCTGCATCCCACACGCTTCGTCCGCCGCAAAAACATCGAAATGGGCCTACGCCTCCTCAGCGAGCTACCAGAGGCACTTTACATCATCACCGCCGCCCCAGATCCGCATCAGGGCGATGGACGGCTCTATTTTGAAGAACTCGCCA belongs to Verrucomicrobiaceae bacterium and includes:
- a CDS encoding glycosyltransferase family 4 protein, encoding MRIAILHYSKPPTIGGVERVIGQQASALTALGHHVEILTRQEWHDAAWDVVIVHNVFTMPFDLAWTHELIDLAAQATHTRWVNWVHDIRWSEKVPHALHVAVSEHRRQQYAQITSEPITLIPNGCDAAGILGLTQRISALQLEKAPLVLLHPTRFVRRKNIEMGLRLLSELPEALYIITAAPDPHQGDGRLYFEELATLAEKLDVRERVLFLGESAPLSDDDVRSLYQLADALFFPSTQEGYGLPLIEAALHQLPIFCSDIPAHREVAPSEATFFHLTDSIPSLAHKLRSHPAVQARQQRRQLIARLDWPRLLETKLLPLFSRTKP